In Papaver somniferum cultivar HN1 chromosome 1, ASM357369v1, whole genome shotgun sequence, a genomic segment contains:
- the LOC113286178 gene encoding wall-associated receptor kinase 2-like gives MFLQLFLYFLQLSWLTLAGEAASPPTLEGPFFKAKAGCEAKCGNISIPYPFGIRRNGINVGCSFDGFVFDYSITCNTSFNPPKPFLDRGNVEVIDISKTEIRIKNIPSSLCYNASGGLTLDQSVSWMNFSRTPFTVSYTKNMFFTIGCNVFSTLRGPDVKDYTSQCISTCDSKESVVNGTCTGNKGCCESTLPKGLKRFQIQVMRNSILSNQSITWSFDPCNYAFIGQQNQYTFQSSDILDGYNFVSKGKDIPLVLDWAIGNKTCEEAQKDLSSYVCQENSHCNNSNNNPGYLCTCNEGYNGNPYLSPGCQDVNECKDPNTNPCLEVCTNAVGSYTCSCPKGSHGDGRKGGSGCIQDNQNAPVLQIYLGVGLGFMFLILASSWLYLSMKKRNSIKLKEKFFQKNGGLLLKQQISSHENGVESSAKIFTVEELKLATRNYNEELVLGRGGHGIVYKGTLSDNRTVAIKKSTIVKDSQIEEFINELVILTQVNHRNVVKILGCCLETEVPLIVYEYVSNGTLSDHIHSKNGVPTSSLSWESRLTIATETAGALSYLHSAAAIPIIHRDIKTANILLDDNYTAKVADFGASRLNPLDLAEIDTIIQGTLGYLDPEYHQSGQLTGKSDVYSFGVVLVELLTGERVISLARPDKRMNIAMYFHSLKEEKDIFEVLEARVATEGKHEEVLAVSNLANRCLNVKGDDRPTMKQVAMELESLLRVKLSAPVPNPYRHKQNHEEQTGIISEPLDLYPVSLNSYTAGDSSLFSTEVTMSTGNVSP, from the exons ATGTTTCTGCAACTGTTCTTATACTTTTTGCAGCTTTCATGGCTAACTCTAGCAGGGGAAGCAGCATCACCACCAACATTAGAGGGTCCATTCTTTAAGGCAAAAGCTGGTTGTGAAGCAAAATGCGGTAATATTTCGATTCCTTATCCATTTGGAATACGTCGTAATGGGATTAATGTTGGGTGCTCCTTTGATGgatttgtgtttgattatagcaTCACCTGTAATACTTCTTTTAATCCTCCTAAACCCTTCCTAGATAGAGGTAATGTTGAAGTCATAGATATTTCGAAAACCGAAATTCGAATAAAAAACATCCCATCGAGCTTATGTTACAACGCATCTGGTGGGTTGACCTTGGATCAATCTGTATCTTGGATGAATTTCAGTCGGACTCCATTTACAGTATCATATACAAAGAACATGTTCTTTACGATCGGGTGTAATGTGTTTTCGACTCTAAGAGGTCCTGACGTAAAAGATTATACGTCCCAGTGTATTTCAACATGTGATAGTAAAGAAAGTGTGGTAAATGGAACTTGCACAGGTAATAAAGGGTGTTGCGAAAGTACTTTACCCAAAGGGCTTAAGAGGTTTCAAATACAGGTGATGAGGAACTCGATACTGAGTAACCAGTCCATTACTTGGTCTTTTGATCCTTGCAACTATGCATTTATAGGTCAGCAAAATCAGTATACATTTCAATCCTCTGATATTTTAGACGGTTATAATTTTGTTAGCAAAGGGAAAGATATCCCTCTTGTTCTTGACTGGGCAATTGGGAATAAGACTTGTGAAGAAGCACAAAAGGACTTATCGAGCTACGTGTGCCAAGAAAATAGTCATTGCAACAATTCTAATAACAACCCTGGGTATCTTTGCACTTGCAATGAAGGTTACAACGGAAACCCTTACCTAAGTCCTGGATGCCAAG ATGTGAACGAATGCAAGGATCCAAACACCAATCCCTGTTTGGAGGTTTGCACAAACGCCGTTGGTAGCTACACCTGTTCTTGTCCAAAGGGTAGTCATGGCGACGGCAGAAAAGGTGGGAGTGGCTGCATTCAGGACAACCAAAATGCTCCGGTCTTACAAATTTATCTTG GTGTTGGTTTAGGCTTCATGTTTCTAATTCTTGCAAGTTCTTGGTTATACTTGAGTATGAAGAAAAGAAACTCCATAAAACTTAAAGAGAAGTTCTTTCAAAAGAATGGTGGATTGTTGTTAAAACAACAAATATCGTCACATGAAAATGGTGTTGAATCATCAGCAAAAATCTTCACCGTAGAAGAACTTAAATTAGCAACCAGAAACTACAATGAAGAATTAGTCTTGGGTCGTGGAGGACATGGTATAGTTTACAAGGGAACATTATCAGATAACCGAACCGTGGCAATTAAGAAATCAACAATAGTTAAGGATAGTCAAATTGAAGAATTTATTAACGAGCTTGTTATCTTAACTCAAGTTAACCATCGGAACGTTGTGAAGATCTTGGGATGTTGCTTAGAAACCGAAGTTCCGCTGATTGTTTACGAGTATGTTTCAAATGGAACTCTCTCTGACCATATCCATTCTAAGAATGGGGTACCTACATCATCTCTTTCTTGGGAAAGTCGGTTAACGATTGCTACGGAAACTGCTGGAGCACTTTCTTACCTACACTCTGCTGCAGCTATACCCATCATTCATAGAGATATTAAAACTGCCAATATACTATTAGATGATAACTACACTGCAAAAGTTGCAGATTTTGGAGCATCGAGGTTGAATCCTCTGGATTTAGCTGAAATAGATACAATCATTCAAGGGACCTTGGGATATTTGGATCCTGAATACCACCAGTCTGGCCAGTTGACAGGTAAAAGTGACGTTTATAGTTTTGGTGTTGTACTTGTAGAACTCTTAACAGGAGAAAGAGTCATTTCTTTGGCTAGGCCAGATAAAAGAATGAACATTGCAATGTATTTTCATTCGTTGAAAGAAGAGAAGGATATATTCGAAGTTCTTGAGGCTCGAGTGGCAACTGAAGGAAAGCACGAGGAGGTCCTTGCAGTTTCTAACCTTGCAAATAGATGCCTTAATGTGAAAGGTGATGATAGGCCTACAATGAAACAAGTTGCTATGGAACTCGAGAGTTTGTTAAGAGTTAAATTATCAGCTCCGGTGCCAAATCCTTATCGACATAAGCAAAACCATGAAGAACAAACCGGCATAATATCTGAGCCGCTAGACCTATATCCTGTCTCATTAAACTCTTATACTGCTGGTGATTCTAGCCTGTTTAGTACAGAAGTGACAATGTCGACCGGCAATGTTTCACCGTAA